The following proteins are encoded in a genomic region of Thiomonas sp. X19:
- a CDS encoding TolC family protein, whose protein sequence is MADSAMRRIGVGVVLLVAAWPVWAEALTLDFRQAIDMALRQNPDLLSAQAQIAQAQAGVSQAEGARLPKITATVGATRTNDALNAFGMKLSQRQATFNDFGANQFTGPESLGVAPNNLNDPGWVNNFSTRLEAQLPLYTGGKLQGYRQQARSMLLAAQSGDVAARQQIIARALQAYDGVYTARAFQGVAAKALEAAQSQVKTVDSLLKQGVVIKSDLLSAQVRLEDVKLQQEQAGDMEAQAMDALHVALGLPLTEKIELGPEVQVSLPAGSPDSWIGQALENNPQIQALRQQIQAASGKVEVARSELYPQVGALARVDTADPSVGFSAHSYTIGAQLTWNVFDGGVARQGVDQAVAQRMEMQAKLQSAENQLGMQIQDSYRKALDAQNQLKTRALAVQQSEEAARIVSKRYANGVGTLVEVQGAQAQLDKARADLVLARNQINMQRAALRLALGQLTLDGLQPVVASATASVAASAMQAQPASTSAQP, encoded by the coding sequence ATGGCTGATTCCGCAATGCGCCGCATCGGTGTCGGTGTTGTTCTGCTGGTCGCCGCGTGGCCTGTTTGGGCAGAGGCATTGACGCTGGATTTTCGTCAGGCCATCGACATGGCCTTGCGTCAAAACCCTGACCTGCTTTCGGCCCAGGCGCAAATTGCCCAGGCCCAGGCCGGCGTGTCGCAAGCCGAAGGTGCGCGCCTGCCCAAGATCACTGCCACCGTGGGCGCCACCCGCACCAATGACGCGCTGAATGCCTTCGGCATGAAGCTGTCGCAGCGCCAGGCCACGTTCAACGACTTCGGCGCCAACCAGTTCACTGGCCCGGAGTCTCTCGGCGTCGCCCCCAACAACCTGAACGATCCCGGCTGGGTGAACAATTTCAGCACGCGGCTGGAAGCCCAGTTGCCGCTTTACACCGGCGGCAAGTTGCAGGGCTATCGGCAGCAGGCGCGTTCCATGCTGCTGGCGGCGCAGTCGGGCGACGTTGCGGCGCGTCAGCAAATCATCGCCCGTGCGCTGCAGGCTTACGACGGCGTGTACACCGCGCGCGCCTTCCAGGGCGTGGCGGCCAAGGCGCTGGAGGCGGCGCAGAGCCAGGTGAAAACCGTGGACAGCCTGCTCAAGCAGGGCGTGGTGATCAAGAGCGATTTGCTTTCGGCCCAGGTGCGGCTGGAAGACGTGAAGCTGCAGCAAGAGCAGGCTGGCGACATGGAGGCGCAGGCGATGGATGCGCTGCATGTGGCGTTGGGTCTGCCGCTGACGGAGAAGATCGAGCTTGGGCCGGAGGTGCAGGTGAGCCTGCCCGCTGGCAGCCCGGACAGCTGGATCGGCCAGGCGTTGGAGAACAACCCACAGATCCAGGCACTGCGGCAGCAGATTCAAGCGGCTTCGGGCAAGGTGGAAGTGGCCCGCTCGGAGTTGTATCCGCAGGTGGGCGCCTTGGCGCGTGTCGACACCGCCGACCCGAGCGTGGGCTTCAGCGCGCACAGCTACACCATCGGCGCGCAGCTCACCTGGAATGTGTTCGATGGCGGCGTCGCCCGCCAGGGGGTGGATCAGGCCGTGGCGCAGCGCATGGAGATGCAGGCCAAGTTGCAGTCGGCGGAGAACCAGCTCGGCATGCAGATTCAGGACAGCTACCGCAAGGCGCTGGACGCGCAGAACCAGCTCAAGACACGCGCCCTCGCGGTGCAGCAATCCGAAGAAGCCGCGCGCATCGTGAGCAAGCGCTATGCCAACGGCGTCGGCACGCTGGTGGAGGTGCAGGGCGCGCAAGCCCAACTCGACAAGGCCCGCGCCGACCTGGTGCTGGCGCGCAACCAGATCAATATGCAGCGCGCCGCACTGCGCCTGGCCCTGGGCCAGCTCACGCTCGACGGCCTGCAACCTGTCGTCGCGTCCGCCACGGCATCTGTCGCTGCGTCCGCCATGCAAGCGCAGCCGGCCTCAACCTCGGCCCAACCCTGA